From the genome of Vicia villosa cultivar HV-30 ecotype Madison, WI linkage group LG2, Vvil1.0, whole genome shotgun sequence, one region includes:
- the LOC131648986 gene encoding CDP-diacylglycerol--glycerol-3-phosphate 3-phosphatidyltransferase 2-like: MSALKLSATASIYVRSPTTTATAAAKPLFLSFSNSITSRNFHQHKRFRYTPSATKFPISNKTPSFSANFGVSGKALVSTVPPQPEPEQPESSKLLTLPTILTLGRVAAVPLLVATFYMDGWRGTVATTTIFIAASVTDWLDGYIARKMNLKSSFGAFLDPVADKLMVAATLVLLCTRPLEVGLFAQAPWLLPIPAIAIIGREITMSAVREWAASQDSKLLEAVAVNNLGKWKTATQMTALAILLATRDSSHGETAFVVGSGVALLYTSAGLALWSLVVYMRKIWKVLLR, encoded by the exons ATGTCGGCTCTTAAACTGAGCGCAACCGCTTCTATCTACGTCCGTTCACCCACAACCACCGCCACCGCCGCCGCAAAACCCCTCTTCCTCTCATTCTCAAACTCCATCACTTCCAGAAACTTCCACCAACACAAACGCTTCCGATACACCCCCTCCGCAACCAAATTCCCAATTTCCAACAAAACCCCCTCTTTCTCCGCCAATTTTGGGGTTTCCGGAAAAGCCCTAGTTTCAACCGTTCCACCACAACCAGAACCAGAACAACCGGAATCTTCCAAATTGCTCACTCTGCCCACCATTCTGACTCTCGGCCGTGTCGCCGCCGTGCCGCTTCTTGTTGCCA CTTTCTATATGGATGGTTGGCGAGGAACAGTGGCTACTACCACAATCTTCATTGCTGCATCAGTTACTGATTGGCTTGATGGTTATATTGCTCGCAAG ATGAATTTAAAATCTTCATTTGGTGCATTCTTAGATCCTGTAGCTGATAAG CTTATGGTTGCTGCCACATTGGTTTTATTATGTACTAGACCTTTGGAGGTTGGTTTGTTTGCACAAGCACCCTGGTTACTACCTATACCTGCGATTGCCATCATTGGTAGAGAG ATTACCATGTCTGCTGTCAGGGAATGGGCCGCTTCCCAGGATAGTAAGCTTTTAGAG GCTGTTGCTGTAAATAACTTGGGGAAGTGGAAAACAGCCACGCAGATGACTGCGTTAGCCATCCTCCTCGCCACCCGGGACTCAAG tcaTGGAGAAACTGCTTTTGTAGTGGGGTCTGGTGTTGCTTTGCTTTATACTTCAGCAGGGCTTGCTTTATGGTCATTGGTTGTATATATGAGGAAAATTTGGAAAGTGTTGTTGAGGTAG
- the LOC131648985 gene encoding glutathione S-transferase L3-like, with product MNIHHHIGIMTISSSLPTNNKSIFSVSTRPHFLVPSSFSLPFISTSTFIHFHNHPRINKLHLRRRRFNSVTKLPTTIAMTTTEWVQQDLPPPLTSTSPPPSLFDGTTRLYISYKCPYAQRVWITRNTKGLQDKIQLVPIDLQDRPSWYKDKLYPPNKVPSLEHNNEVRGESLDLIKYIDTRFEGPSLFPNDSPDKEFAEEILSYTDTFYKTVVSSFKGDVTEAGTAFDHIENVLSKYDNGPFFLGQFSLVDIAYAPFMERFQPFLMDVKNYDITLGRPKLAAWIEGINNIEGYKITRSDPKELIESYRKRFEANP from the exons ATGAACATTCATCATCATATAGGAATCATGACTATATCATCATCTTTGCCAACAAATAATAAAAGCATTTTCTCAGTTTCAACAAGGCCACACTTtcttgttccttcttctttttctcttccttTCATTTCCacatcaactttcatccatttcCATAACCATCCACGTATTAATAAGCTCCACCTTCGACGACGACGGTTTAATTCTGTTACAAAATTGCCAACAACAATAGCCATGACAACAACTGAATG GGTTCAACAAGATCTTCCACCACCACTTACTTCAACTTCACCTCCACCTTCCTTATTTGATGGAACTACCAG ATTGTATATCTCCTACAAATGTCCCTATGCACAGCGTGTATGGATCACCCGTAACACTAAG GGATTGCAGGACAAGATACAGTTAGTTCCCATTGATTTACAAGACAGACCTTCTTGGTATAAGGACAAACTCTACCCACCAAACAAG GTTCCATCTCTTGAACACAACAATGAAGTTAGAGGAGAGAGTCTTGATCTGATTAAATATATTGATACTCGCTTTGAAGGACCCTCCCTATTTCCTAAT GATTCTCCTGATAAGGAATTTGCTGAAGAAATTCTATCTTACACAGATACCTTTTACAAGACAGTTGTTTCTTCTTTTAAAGGAGATGTAACTGAGGCTG GCACTGCTTTTGATCACATTGAGAATGTTCTCTCCAAGTATGATAATGGACCTTTCTTCCTTGGTCAATTCAGTTTG GTGGATATAGCATATGCACCTTTTATGGAAAGATTTCAACCTTTTCTAATGGATGTGAAAAACTATGACATTACATTGGGCAGGCCTAAACTGGCAGCATGGATTGAG GGGATAAACAACATTGAAGGCTACAAAATAACTCGTTCTGATCCCAAGGAGCTTATTGAAAGCTACAGGAAGCGCTTCGAG GCCAATCCATGA